Proteins co-encoded in one Amphritea atlantica genomic window:
- a CDS encoding class I SAM-dependent rRNA methyltransferase — MQQLRLNSGADKRLRGGHVWIYSNEVNTKLTPLKQFTPGEQVVVESSSGKALGLAYVNPNSLICGRLVSRSVKIPLDRSLIVHRLNIALSLREACFDKPCYRLVFGDSDGLPGLVIDRFFDIFVVQISTAGMELFKEDIVAALEKVFKPQGILFRNDGKMRQTEGLESYTEVAFGEVPELVPFEENGVSFLAPVHKGQKTGWFYDHRLNRARMQQHVEGKRVLDLFSYIGGWGVQALAAGAEHVTCLDASEFALDIAQENAVLNGGEERFTTIQGDAFDGCKMLLEEEEKFDVVIVDPPAFIQKRKDIRNGEQAYKRINQLAMRLVAKNGVLVSASCSMHLERERLVDMIRSESRALDRQAQIFDQGHQGGDHPVHPAIPETDYLKSYFVRLLPVS, encoded by the coding sequence TTGCAACAACTACGTTTGAATTCCGGCGCTGATAAGCGTCTTCGCGGTGGCCATGTCTGGATCTACAGCAATGAAGTGAACACAAAGCTAACCCCGTTGAAGCAGTTTACCCCGGGTGAGCAGGTGGTGGTGGAGAGCTCTTCCGGAAAGGCGCTGGGGTTGGCGTATGTGAACCCCAATTCGTTGATCTGCGGGCGTCTGGTAAGTCGCAGTGTAAAGATTCCGCTGGATCGCTCGCTGATTGTACACCGTTTGAATATCGCGCTGTCTCTGCGTGAAGCCTGCTTTGATAAGCCCTGCTACCGTCTGGTTTTTGGTGATAGTGATGGTTTGCCGGGACTGGTGATCGACCGGTTCTTCGATATTTTTGTGGTGCAGATCTCAACCGCCGGAATGGAGTTGTTTAAAGAGGATATCGTTGCCGCGCTGGAAAAGGTGTTTAAGCCGCAGGGAATACTGTTTCGGAATGACGGCAAGATGCGTCAGACTGAAGGGTTGGAGAGCTACACCGAAGTAGCCTTTGGTGAGGTGCCCGAACTGGTGCCGTTTGAAGAGAACGGGGTGTCCTTTCTGGCACCGGTGCATAAAGGTCAGAAAACGGGCTGGTTCTATGATCACCGCCTTAACCGTGCCCGGATGCAGCAACATGTTGAAGGCAAGCGGGTACTGGATCTGTTCAGCTATATAGGTGGCTGGGGCGTTCAGGCGCTGGCTGCCGGTGCAGAACATGTCACCTGTCTGGATGCCTCCGAGTTTGCGCTGGATATCGCTCAGGAGAATGCCGTTCTGAACGGTGGTGAGGAGCGTTTTACCACGATTCAGGGGGATGCTTTTGATGGTTGTAAAATGTTGCTGGAGGAAGAGGAAAAGTTTGATGTGGTGATCGTGGATCCCCCTGCCTTTATTCAGAAACGCAAGGATATCCGCAATGGTGAGCAGGCCTATAAGCGGATTAATCAGTTGGCGATGCGTCTGGTGGCCAAAAACGGTGTTCTGGTTTCAGCATCCTGTTCGATGCATCTGGAGCGTGAGCGGCTGGTGGATATGATCCGTTCAGAAAGCCGGGCGCTGGATCGTCAGGCGCAGATTTTTGATCAGGGGCATCAGGGAGGGGATCATCCAGTGCATCCGGCTATCCCTGAAACCGACTATCTTAAATCGTATTTTGTCAGGTTATTGCCGGTTTCCTGA
- a CDS encoding UbiH/UbiF/VisC/COQ6 family ubiquinone biosynthesis hydroxylase: MTQHNETDLVIVGAGMVGLTLAALLAESGLRIRILESRDFDPQSALEGEQSQREMGYDPRVSALTVASQQVLTVAGAWSRIEQMRFMPYRAMDVWDGEGSGQIRFDCTELHEPCLGHIVENRVTQAALLHRVLSQANCELSVGVKLEALSEPDTDAVRTLTLSTGETIPARCVVAADGALSNTRRLAGIGMWEWDYGHHAIVTTVTTEQPNQATCWQRFTEDGPLAFLPLPDAHLSSIVWSTSPDHAKALMELDDTEFCLALERAFEGRLGAVKHTDQRFVFPLRQRHAKQYVKAGFAAIGDAAHTIHPLAGQGVNLGLMDAAALAETIMEGLAAGVAWNSEYHLRRFQRSRQSENLQMAATMEGFKRLFNTRAPVSILLRNTGMSLMNRLSPVKNHIVLQAMGLSGNLPRLARRPVRD; encoded by the coding sequence ATGACACAACACAACGAAACAGATCTGGTTATTGTCGGTGCCGGTATGGTGGGGCTGACACTGGCGGCATTGCTGGCAGAAAGTGGTCTACGTATCCGTATTCTTGAAAGCCGGGATTTCGATCCTCAGAGCGCTCTGGAAGGGGAGCAGTCTCAGCGGGAGATGGGCTATGATCCCCGGGTAAGCGCATTAACCGTTGCCTCTCAGCAGGTGTTAACGGTTGCCGGCGCCTGGTCCCGGATTGAACAGATGCGTTTTATGCCCTATCGGGCAATGGATGTCTGGGATGGTGAGGGTAGTGGCCAGATTCGCTTTGACTGCACTGAGCTGCATGAGCCTTGTCTTGGTCACATCGTTGAAAACCGGGTTACTCAGGCTGCATTGCTGCACCGGGTGCTGAGTCAGGCAAACTGTGAACTGTCTGTTGGGGTAAAACTGGAAGCGCTTTCGGAGCCCGATACGGATGCTGTGCGCACGCTGACACTCAGTACGGGCGAAACTATACCGGCGCGCTGCGTTGTCGCTGCCGATGGCGCTCTGTCAAATACCCGCAGACTGGCGGGCATCGGCATGTGGGAGTGGGATTACGGCCATCATGCGATCGTCACCACGGTGACAACTGAGCAACCCAATCAGGCGACCTGTTGGCAGCGTTTTACCGAAGACGGCCCGCTGGCATTTCTGCCTTTGCCGGACGCTCACCTCAGCTCGATTGTCTGGTCAACCTCGCCCGATCACGCCAAAGCGCTGATGGAACTTGACGATACTGAGTTCTGTCTGGCGCTGGAACGCGCGTTTGAGGGACGTTTAGGGGCCGTGAAACATACCGATCAGCGGTTTGTTTTTCCTTTGCGTCAGCGTCATGCAAAACAGTATGTAAAAGCGGGATTTGCAGCGATCGGAGATGCGGCGCATACAATCCATCCGCTGGCAGGACAGGGAGTGAACCTGGGGCTGATGGATGCCGCCGCGCTGGCTGAAACCATTATGGAGGGGCTGGCGGCGGGTGTGGCGTGGAACTCTGAATATCATCTGCGCCGATTTCAGCGTTCACGACAGAGTGAAAACCTGCAGATGGCCGCCACTATGGAGGGGTTTAAGCGACTGTTTAACACCCGTGCTCCGGTTTCAATATTATTGCGTAATACCGGGATGAGTCTGATGAACCGCTTGTCGCCGGTTAAAAATCATATCGTCCTGCAGGCGATGGGACTGAGTGGCAATCTGCCGCGCCTGGCCCGAAGGCCTGTCAGGGATTAA
- the gcvH gene encoding glycine cleavage system protein GcvH encodes MSDIPSDLKYVASHEWIRDEGDGVVTIGITDHAQDLLGDVVFVELPEAGSEFATGDDLGVVESVKAASDVYAPLSGEVIAINEELEDAPELVNSDPYGDGWFVKIRLSDVSETDDLLDADGYAELCEAES; translated from the coding sequence ATGAGCGATATCCCAAGTGATCTGAAGTATGTTGCCAGCCATGAATGGATCCGTGACGAAGGTGACGGTGTGGTTACTATAGGTATTACCGATCATGCCCAGGATCTTCTGGGTGATGTAGTATTTGTTGAGTTGCCTGAAGCGGGCTCTGAATTTGCTACTGGTGATGATCTGGGTGTGGTTGAGTCGGTTAAAGCTGCATCAGATGTGTACGCGCCTCTGAGTGGTGAAGTGATTGCCATCAATGAGGAGCTGGAAGATGCTCCTGAACTGGTCAACAGCGATCCGTACGGTGATGGCTGGTTTGTAAAGATCCGTCTTTCTGATGTAAGCGAAACCGATGACCTGCTGGATGCGGATGGTTACGCGGAGCTGTGCGAAGCGGAAAGCTGA
- a CDS encoding UPF0149 family protein, with translation MPETQSPEDFLPEYYEMCDVLVAEDSMTSSAAELHGLLCGYLSAGARFSHEAWLKLAAELTDITEFRHESSKLAFTDLYDGVVAQLEQGDFGFQLLLPDDDLSMAERAEALGCWCQGYLTGFGLQGGHTNESLSDELKEALSDMEQIAQIELEPEADEDSESDLMELQEYVRISSMMIFGEFNAPPSQDEVAPGATLH, from the coding sequence ATGCCCGAAACGCAGTCCCCTGAAGATTTTCTCCCTGAATATTATGAAATGTGTGATGTGCTGGTCGCTGAAGACAGCATGACCAGCAGTGCCGCAGAACTGCATGGCTTATTGTGTGGCTATCTTTCTGCCGGCGCCCGCTTCAGTCACGAAGCCTGGCTGAAGCTGGCCGCGGAGCTAACCGATATCACTGAGTTTCGCCATGAGTCATCGAAACTGGCGTTTACCGATCTCTATGATGGAGTGGTTGCGCAACTGGAGCAGGGCGATTTTGGTTTTCAGTTGTTGTTGCCCGATGATGATCTGTCTATGGCCGAACGGGCCGAAGCGCTGGGGTGCTGGTGTCAGGGGTATCTGACCGGCTTCGGCCTGCAGGGAGGGCATACCAATGAGTCACTCTCAGATGAGCTGAAAGAAGCGCTCTCCGATATGGAGCAGATCGCTCAGATAGAACTGGAGCCTGAAGCGGATGAAGACAGTGAGTCGGATCTCATGGAGCTGCAGGAATATGTCCGTATCTCATCTATGATGATATTTGGCGAGTTTAATGCTCCTCCGTCGCAGGATGAGGTTGCACCGGGTGCAACCCTTCATTAA
- the pepP gene encoding Xaa-Pro aminopeptidase, producing MRISQSDFAARRQQLMDQMTPGSVAVIPSAAEVPRNRDVEYPFRQDSDFYYLTGFNEPDALLLLIPGRNEGQVVMFCRDRDPEMEIWNGYRAGPEGACNEYGADQAYPVAELDERMDGLLEGKARIYYSMGTRETLDGQVRDWLNSIRKKARLGAVAPAEIVMLDHLLHEMRLFKSAQEIEVMREAGRISAEAHVRAMKACNSGMKEYQLEAEISHHFAMNGCRLPAYSSIVGGGDNACVLHYTENRDELKNGDLVLIDAGCELDYYAGDITRTFPVSGLFSPEQKAIYELVLKSQLACIEAIRPGVPWIRIHDLSVEILTQGLMDLGLLKGELEGLIESGAYKAFYMHRIGHWLGMDVHDVGDYKVDGDWRPLEPGMVLTVEPGIYISPQNEHVDEKWRGIGIRIEDDVLVTADGYEILSAGVPKSVAEIEQLMRQ from the coding sequence ATGCGAATCAGTCAGTCAGATTTTGCCGCCCGCCGTCAGCAGTTAATGGATCAGATGACTCCGGGAAGTGTTGCGGTTATCCCCTCGGCGGCAGAAGTGCCGCGCAACCGGGATGTGGAGTATCCGTTTCGCCAGGATAGTGATTTTTATTATCTGACCGGTTTTAATGAGCCGGATGCGCTGTTGTTGCTGATACCGGGCCGCAACGAAGGGCAGGTGGTGATGTTTTGTCGTGACCGGGATCCTGAGATGGAGATCTGGAACGGCTATCGCGCCGGACCTGAAGGTGCATGTAATGAGTACGGTGCTGATCAGGCCTATCCGGTTGCTGAACTGGATGAACGGATGGACGGCTTGTTAGAGGGTAAGGCGCGGATTTACTACTCCATGGGAACCCGTGAAACCCTCGACGGTCAGGTGCGTGACTGGCTCAACAGTATCCGTAAAAAAGCCCGTCTGGGAGCTGTTGCTCCCGCTGAGATCGTGATGCTTGACCATCTTCTGCATGAAATGCGGCTATTTAAATCAGCTCAGGAGATTGAGGTGATGCGCGAAGCGGGGCGAATCTCTGCGGAGGCTCATGTCCGGGCGATGAAAGCGTGCAATTCCGGTATGAAGGAGTATCAGCTGGAAGCTGAGATTAGTCATCACTTTGCCATGAATGGCTGCCGACTGCCGGCATACTCTTCTATCGTGGGGGGCGGTGATAACGCCTGTGTACTGCACTATACCGAAAACCGGGATGAGCTGAAAAACGGTGACCTGGTATTGATCGATGCCGGCTGTGAACTGGATTATTATGCCGGTGATATTACCCGGACTTTCCCCGTCTCGGGGCTGTTCAGCCCGGAGCAGAAAGCGATCTATGAGCTGGTGCTGAAGTCTCAGCTGGCGTGTATCGAAGCGATTCGCCCTGGTGTTCCCTGGATCCGTATTCATGATCTGTCAGTAGAGATATTAACCCAGGGGCTGATGGATCTTGGGCTGCTAAAAGGGGAACTGGAAGGGTTAATTGAAAGCGGAGCTTACAAAGCATTTTATATGCATCGTATTGGCCACTGGCTGGGTATGGATGTGCACGATGTCGGTGATTACAAAGTCGATGGCGACTGGCGGCCACTGGAACCGGGCATGGTACTGACGGTAGAGCCGGGTATTTATATCTCGCCGCAGAATGAACATGTGGATGAAAAGTGGCGCGGTATCGGTATTCGCATAGAAGATGATGTGCTTGTGACCGCAGATGGATATGAAATTCTCAGTGCCGGAGTGCCTAAGAGTGTGGCTGAGATAGAGCAGTTAATGCGTCAGTAA
- a CDS encoding CBS domain-containing protein: MILVKEIMSEHMTPLKEGMSLPQALDHLLASNMLGLPVTDDKKHVTGFLSEQDCIPYLLGDSYHCDSHVLVKDMMRRDPLTVKPTNTALELAQMMTTNKPKVYPVVENGILVGVVKRSQVMAVLNQQLKHCRVA, from the coding sequence ATGATTCTGGTTAAAGAGATCATGTCTGAGCACATGACTCCATTAAAAGAAGGGATGTCGTTACCCCAAGCCCTAGACCACCTTCTCGCCAGCAATATGCTCGGACTTCCGGTTACAGATGACAAAAAACATGTCACTGGCTTTCTGTCTGAACAAGACTGCATCCCATACCTGCTGGGTGATAGTTACCACTGCGACAGCCATGTTCTGGTAAAAGATATGATGCGGCGTGACCCACTCACAGTGAAGCCGACCAACACGGCACTGGAGCTGGCTCAGATGATGACCACCAATAAACCGAAAGTTTACCCCGTGGTAGAAAACGGCATACTGGTAGGCGTGGTTAAACGGAGTCAGGTAATGGCGGTGTTAAATCAGCAACTTAAGCACTGTCGGGTCGCCTGA
- a CDS encoding cell division protein ZapA, whose product MSNSPRNISVTLLGKEYVVACPAEAEEELLKAAAYLDKKMQDIRAGGRIIGSEKVAVMAALNITYELQSSQTAERQATSARLDQLSELIAHTLPDSGQP is encoded by the coding sequence ATGAGCAATTCTCCCCGAAACATCTCCGTCACCCTGCTGGGAAAAGAGTATGTGGTCGCCTGCCCGGCAGAAGCAGAGGAAGAGCTACTTAAAGCGGCAGCCTATCTGGATAAGAAGATGCAGGACATCAGAGCCGGAGGACGAATTATCGGCTCCGAAAAAGTCGCCGTCATGGCGGCGCTGAATATCACTTACGAACTACAATCCAGCCAGACTGCAGAACGACAGGCGACCAGCGCCCGGCTCGATCAGCTGAGTGAGTTAATTGCGCACACCCTGCCGGATAGCGGACAGCCTTAA
- the gcvT gene encoding glycine cleavage system aminomethyltransferase GcvT, giving the protein MGHQTALYQKHQQANAKLVDFGGWDMPINYGSQVEEHHKVRTDVGMFDVSHMTVVDVTGADAKEYLRYLLANDVARLQEHGKALYSGMLNETGGVVDDLIVYLMTDPDVTGEWFRVVVNCGTREKDIRWMADHTASFDNVALTERPELAMVAIQGPNAIAKVTSVVSESRGKLIQGLKPFQGLESEGWFFARTGYTGEDGLEVMVPEEYVADFWQALADAGVAPCGLGARDTLRLEAGMNLYGSEMDEKTSPLSANMGWTIAWEPAERDFVGRKALENQRSVGVKQKLVGLVLESRGVLRSHQKVMINGEEAGEITSGSFSPTLGCSVAMARVSTEIADTCHVDMRGKLVEVKVVKPSFVRNGEKVFS; this is encoded by the coding sequence ATGGGACACCAAACCGCACTTTACCAAAAACACCAGCAGGCGAACGCTAAGCTGGTCGACTTTGGTGGCTGGGATATGCCTATTAACTATGGATCACAGGTTGAGGAGCATCATAAGGTACGTACCGATGTCGGTATGTTTGATGTATCGCATATGACCGTGGTTGATGTGACCGGGGCGGATGCCAAAGAGTATCTGCGTTATTTACTGGCGAATGATGTGGCTCGTCTTCAGGAGCATGGTAAAGCGCTCTATAGCGGCATGCTGAATGAAACCGGTGGCGTTGTCGATGACCTGATAGTTTACCTGATGACCGACCCTGATGTGACGGGTGAGTGGTTCCGGGTGGTGGTTAACTGTGGCACTCGTGAAAAAGATATACGCTGGATGGCTGATCATACTGCGTCGTTCGATAATGTCGCATTGACCGAGCGCCCTGAACTGGCAATGGTAGCGATTCAGGGCCCCAATGCGATAGCAAAAGTGACCTCTGTCGTGAGCGAATCCCGTGGTAAACTGATTCAGGGTCTGAAGCCTTTTCAGGGGCTTGAATCGGAAGGCTGGTTTTTTGCCAGAACTGGCTATACTGGTGAAGATGGGCTTGAGGTCATGGTGCCGGAGGAGTATGTTGCAGACTTCTGGCAGGCACTGGCAGATGCGGGTGTTGCCCCCTGTGGTCTGGGTGCTCGCGATACCTTGCGTCTGGAGGCCGGAATGAATCTGTATGGTTCCGAGATGGATGAGAAAACTTCTCCGCTATCGGCTAATATGGGGTGGACAATCGCCTGGGAACCGGCTGAACGTGATTTTGTTGGCCGTAAGGCGCTTGAAAATCAGCGCAGTGTTGGTGTAAAACAGAAACTGGTAGGTCTGGTGCTTGAGAGCCGTGGTGTTCTTCGTAGCCATCAGAAAGTGATGATTAACGGTGAGGAAGCGGGTGAAATCACCAGTGGTTCTTTTTCGCCTACATTGGGTTGTTCTGTCGCAATGGCCCGGGTATCAACTGAAATTGCTGATACATGTCATGTTGATATGCGTGGCAAACTGGTAGAAGTTAAAGTGGTAAAACCGTCATTTGTGCGTAATGGCGAGAAAGTGTTTTCATAA
- the ubiH gene encoding 2-octaprenyl-6-methoxyphenyl hydroxylase → MKQHYDILIIGGGMVGASLAASLIPAGKRLGLSVAVVEAFPMPDADSIQFQPSYDARATALAYGSRLIYEQIGIWDQLREHVCPITDIHVSDKGRFGVSRLNARDENVAALGYVVENHWLGRVLMNRLSQDDAGHIDLLCPAEVTAVNYQQDQQDRMEVSLTVEGGEHRLTAELVVMADGGRSGLCEQLGIGYQQQRYHQHALVTNISPETAHHNIAYERFTDTGPMALLPLEDLPADPATGQSGISHRMGLVWTVPDDQIEEMMALNDREFIERVHERFGYRAGVFVKVGERYSYPLKLSVADEQVRQGLIVLGNAAHALHPIAGQGYNLALRGVVSLAAELIRAREAGISLGDINHLTRFAEQVRQDQQKTIGFSDKAMKLFSNSNPLLALGRSAGLQLLDICPLAKTVFARSAMGLDQPTPDLR, encoded by the coding sequence ATGAAACAGCATTACGATATTTTGATCATTGGTGGCGGTATGGTGGGTGCCAGCCTCGCCGCGTCCCTGATCCCCGCGGGCAAGCGGCTGGGGTTATCGGTCGCGGTGGTTGAAGCGTTTCCGATGCCCGATGCTGACAGTATCCAGTTCCAGCCCAGCTATGATGCCCGGGCCACTGCCCTGGCGTATGGTAGCCGGCTCATTTATGAACAGATAGGGATCTGGGATCAGTTGCGTGAGCATGTGTGCCCGATCACCGATATTCATGTGTCAGATAAGGGGCGTTTTGGCGTTTCACGACTCAATGCCCGCGATGAGAATGTCGCCGCCTTAGGCTATGTGGTGGAAAATCACTGGCTGGGACGGGTATTGATGAATCGCCTGTCGCAGGATGATGCTGGCCATATCGATCTGCTCTGTCCGGCCGAAGTGACTGCAGTGAACTACCAACAGGACCAGCAGGACCGAATGGAGGTGTCACTGACCGTAGAGGGGGGTGAGCATCGGCTGACCGCCGAACTGGTGGTGATGGCTGATGGCGGTCGCTCCGGGCTGTGCGAACAGCTGGGTATCGGTTATCAGCAACAGCGCTATCATCAGCATGCATTGGTTACCAATATCAGTCCGGAAACGGCGCATCATAATATTGCCTATGAGCGCTTCACCGATACCGGTCCGATGGCCCTTCTGCCGCTCGAAGATCTGCCGGCGGATCCCGCGACAGGACAGAGCGGTATCAGCCACCGCATGGGACTGGTCTGGACCGTGCCTGATGACCAGATAGAAGAGATGATGGCGCTGAACGACCGGGAATTTATTGAGCGGGTGCATGAGCGGTTTGGTTACCGTGCCGGCGTGTTTGTTAAAGTGGGTGAGCGCTACAGTTATCCCCTGAAACTCAGTGTTGCCGATGAGCAGGTGCGACAGGGGCTGATAGTGCTCGGCAATGCTGCTCATGCGCTGCACCCTATCGCCGGTCAGGGTTATAATCTGGCGCTGCGCGGTGTGGTGTCTCTGGCGGCTGAACTGATCCGGGCCCGGGAGGCGGGCATCAGTCTGGGGGATATCAACCATCTGACCCGGTTTGCCGAACAGGTGCGTCAGGATCAGCAAAAAACCATTGGCTTCAGTGACAAGGCAATGAAACTTTTCTCCAACAGTAATCCGTTGCTGGCGCTGGGGCGAAGTGCCGGTTTGCAGCTGCTGGATATCTGTCCGCTGGCTAAAACAGTGTTTGCCCGCAGCGCGATGGGGCTCGATCAGCCAACCCCTGATCTGCGCTAA
- a CDS encoding DUF904 domain-containing protein, giving the protein MSAQAFDKLEQQINELIRHCHQLEQSNRDLHLQISALKEERSQRLQVVSQTEQKIEAMVSRLKTLERQA; this is encoded by the coding sequence ATGTCTGCGCAAGCGTTCGATAAACTGGAACAACAGATTAATGAGCTGATCCGGCACTGCCATCAACTTGAGCAGTCAAACCGGGATCTGCACCTGCAAATCTCTGCCCTGAAAGAGGAGCGCAGCCAACGCCTTCAGGTCGTCAGTCAGACTGAGCAGAAAATCGAAGCGATGGTCAGTCGCCTTAAAACACTGGAGCGGCAGGCATGA
- a CDS encoding HAD family hydrolase, protein MSLAIFDLDNTLLNGDSDHAWGEFLCDKGIVDTEHYRQTNDYFYQQYKAGTLDIFEFLEFALKPLTEHAPQTLERLHQEFMQTAIAPMMLDKAATLLQKHRQQGDFLLIITATNRFVTGPIAAALGVDDTLATEPEQIDGRYTGKVAGTPCFQSGKVERLQAWLQQTGHTLDNSYFYSDSINDKPLLELVTYPVAVDPDELLEQAAKEKGWPIISLR, encoded by the coding sequence TTGAGTCTGGCTATTTTTGATCTGGATAACACTCTGCTGAACGGCGATAGCGATCATGCCTGGGGCGAGTTTCTGTGCGACAAAGGCATTGTAGATACTGAACATTATCGTCAGACAAATGACTATTTCTATCAGCAGTATAAAGCCGGGACGCTGGATATCTTTGAGTTTCTCGAGTTTGCCCTGAAACCTCTGACCGAACATGCCCCCCAGACGCTCGAACGGCTGCACCAAGAGTTTATGCAGACTGCGATTGCCCCGATGATGCTGGATAAAGCCGCCACCCTGCTGCAAAAGCACCGCCAACAGGGTGATTTCCTGCTGATCATTACCGCCACCAACCGCTTTGTCACCGGTCCCATCGCTGCGGCACTGGGGGTTGACGACACGCTGGCAACCGAGCCGGAGCAGATCGATGGCCGCTACACAGGTAAAGTGGCCGGCACACCCTGCTTCCAGTCGGGTAAAGTGGAGCGGCTACAGGCGTGGCTGCAGCAAACCGGCCACACCTTGGATAACAGCTACTTCTACAGCGATTCAATCAACGACAAACCACTGCTGGAGCTGGTCACCTATCCCGTCGCCGTCGATCCGGACGAACTCCTCGAGCAGGCAGCAAAAGAGAAGGGCTGGCCGATTATCAGCCTGCGTTAA
- a CDS encoding NADP(H)-dependent aldo-keto reductase: protein MEYKILGGSELNVSRICLGTMTFGQQNSESEAHEQLDYAVARGVNFLDTAEMYPVPPQAETQGRTEQYIGSWLKARGNREQMIIATKVAGPAEMASHIRPGLCLDQANIRAAVTASLQRLQTDYIDLYQLHWPERATNFFGELNYRHQPDKDGTPLLETLEALKALVDEGLIRYVGLSNEVPWGVMKFLGYAESLGLPRVVSVQNPYNLLNRKDEVGLTEVLMRENVDLLPYSPMAFGTLSGKYLDGSAGADARINQFPRFSRYLTENGLKATAEYVQLARDHGLDPAQMALAFVNSRPFVGSNIIGATTLAQLKSNVDSINLALSAEVLEQIDLIGVRYSNPCP from the coding sequence ATGGAGTATAAAATTTTAGGCGGCAGCGAGTTGAATGTCAGTCGTATCTGTCTGGGTACGATGACGTTTGGTCAGCAAAATTCTGAAAGTGAAGCCCATGAGCAGCTGGATTATGCCGTTGCCCGGGGGGTGAATTTTTTGGATACCGCCGAAATGTACCCGGTTCCTCCTCAGGCTGAAACTCAGGGGCGAACCGAGCAGTATATCGGAAGTTGGTTAAAAGCCCGGGGTAACCGGGAGCAGATGATTATTGCGACTAAAGTGGCCGGCCCTGCCGAAATGGCCAGCCATATCCGGCCAGGTCTGTGTCTCGATCAAGCCAATATCAGGGCGGCTGTGACCGCCAGTCTGCAGCGACTGCAAACCGATTATATCGATCTCTATCAGTTGCACTGGCCCGAACGGGCGACCAATTTTTTTGGTGAACTGAATTACAGGCATCAGCCAGATAAAGATGGCACGCCATTGCTGGAGACGCTTGAGGCATTGAAAGCGCTGGTGGATGAAGGTCTGATCCGCTATGTCGGGTTGTCCAATGAGGTACCCTGGGGCGTGATGAAGTTTCTGGGATATGCTGAGTCGCTGGGGCTGCCCCGGGTGGTTTCTGTGCAGAATCCTTACAACCTGCTGAATCGTAAAGATGAAGTTGGCCTGACAGAGGTGTTGATGCGGGAAAATGTCGACCTTCTGCCCTATTCGCCAATGGCCTTTGGTACGCTGAGTGGTAAGTATCTGGATGGTAGTGCGGGCGCCGATGCCCGGATAAATCAGTTTCCGCGATTCTCCCGCTATTTGACAGAAAACGGCCTGAAAGCAACCGCTGAATATGTACAGCTGGCCCGTGATCATGGTCTTGATCCGGCTCAGATGGCGCTGGCTTTTGTCAACAGTCGTCCGTTTGTCGGCAGTAATATTATCGGCGCCACAACGCTGGCGCAGCTGAAGAGCAATGTAGACTCAATCAACCTGGCTTTGTCTGCGGAGGTTCTTGAGCAGATAGACCTGATTGGGGTGCGGTATTCAAACCCCTGCCCCTGA
- the rppH gene encoding RNA pyrophosphohydrolase, which produces MIDSDGFRPNVGIILANSMGQVLWARRIGQNAWQFPQGGINASESPEQAMYRELKEEIGLSPEDVEVIAVTRGWLRYRLPKRMIRHHSHPVCVGQKQKWFLLRMLSDDSAVVIDSTNSPEFDGWRWVSYWYPLGQVVAFKRDVYRKAMRELSPKLTRLVLGGWYLKE; this is translated from the coding sequence GTGATAGATTCAGATGGGTTCAGGCCGAATGTCGGTATCATTCTGGCTAACTCGATGGGTCAGGTGCTTTGGGCAAGACGTATAGGGCAAAATGCATGGCAGTTTCCCCAAGGGGGGATCAACGCGTCAGAGTCGCCGGAACAGGCGATGTATCGGGAACTGAAAGAAGAGATCGGGCTCTCACCTGAGGATGTTGAGGTGATTGCTGTTACCCGAGGCTGGCTCCGTTACCGGCTGCCCAAGCGAATGATAAGGCACCATTCCCATCCGGTTTGTGTAGGACAGAAACAAAAATGGTTTTTGCTGCGAATGTTGAGTGATGACAGCGCAGTAGTCATTGATTCAACCAATTCGCCGGAGTTTGATGGTTGGCGATGGGTCAGTTACTGGTATCCTCTGGGTCAGGTAGTTGCATTTAAACGGGATGTGTACCGTAAAGCGATGCGTGAGCTGTCGCCTAAACTGACACGGCTGGTTCTTGGTGGTTGGTATTTAAAGGAGTAA